A single Ignisphaera cupida DNA region contains:
- a CDS encoding glycosyltransferase family 2 protein, producing the protein MLLTISLALIVLPLLFISLYHAFLLRGVGVARHSDIVEGDRVFLSIITPIKNEPRDVVENYSKHFMRLFNDFGNVFECIVVADYTNNEMFFDVLNSIVLWDGIFIVRRFNGFGGRNGAINDGARFSLGENISVIDVDGYPNHDVLKSMMRCRDVCVSWWRVCDKGLTRISRTIAFLTEYGSWLYYKNKFLKNLFIYPLGSGVTIRKEILSSIGLYRVDVIQDDLWLGTQLLYRGIKPRLIEPMCVGAPKTIEAYLIQQRRWAYGATDILKRFGLYVIKSPANTVVKLEALFYLLQPIIAILPGIGFILAGISPLFESPRPCSVTDAVLITAFFASLAIESINIAKFHREFTDYDKPYVSGRASALSAITSISIIPYVIASLIGIRIPYRVTPKSSEKTKDLTVTIIAMLFAVLLAIAIFRKSIVSATLSLMILTASVYAMIRLS; encoded by the coding sequence ATGTTGCTAACAATATCACTTGCATTAATAGTGCTTCCTCTACTTTTTATTAGCTTATACCACGCATTTCTACTGAGGGGTGTGGGTGTTGCAAGGCATAGTGATATTGTTGAAGGAGACAGGGTTTTTCTTTCCATCATAACACCTATAAAGAATGAGCCTAGAGATGTTGTTGAAAACTATTCAAAGCATTTTATGAGGCTTTTCAATGATTTTGGAAATGTTTTTGAGTGTATTGTTGTTGCTGATTACACTAACAATGAAATGTTTTTTGATGTTCTAAATAGTATTGTTTTATGGGATGGAATATTCATTGTGAGAAGATTCAATGGTTTTGGTGGTAGAAATGGTGCTATAAACGATGGTGCTAGATTTTCACTTGGTGAAAACATATCTGTTATAGATGTTGATGGCTATCCAAATCACGATGTGCTAAAGTCTATGATGAGATGTAGAGATGTTTGTGTTTCTTGGTGGAGGGTATGCGACAAGGGCTTAACTAGAATTTCTAGAACAATAGCCTTTTTAACTGAGTATGGAAGCTGGCTATACTACAAAAACAAGTTCTTGAAAAACCTGTTTATATATCCACTTGGCAGTGGAGTAACTATTAGGAAAGAGATTTTGAGTAGCATAGGGCTTTACAGAGTTGATGTTATTCAGGATGATTTATGGCTTGGAACACAGCTTTTGTACAGGGGTATCAAGCCAAGGCTTATAGAGCCTATGTGTGTTGGAGCTCCAAAAACAATTGAAGCCTATTTGATTCAGCAAAGAAGGTGGGCATATGGAGCAACAGATATTCTCAAGAGATTTGGTTTATATGTCATAAAATCACCTGCAAACACTGTGGTTAAGCTAGAGGCTTTGTTCTATCTACTGCAACCAATTATTGCAATACTGCCTGGAATAGGATTCATTTTAGCAGGTATTTCACCACTATTTGAATCTCCAAGACCATGTTCAGTAACGGATGCGGTACTGATTACAGCATTTTTTGCATCATTGGCTATAGAATCTATAAATATTGCAAAGTTTCACAGAGAATTCACAGACTATGACAAACCCTATGTTAGTGGAAGAGCGTCAGCGCTATCAGCAATAACATCCATATCGATTATACCATATGTTATAGCATCTCTCATAGGAATTAGAATACCATATAGGGTAACACCCAAATCAAGTGAGAAAACCAAAGACCTTACAGTCACAATAATTGCAATGCTTTTTGCAGTGCTATTGGCGATTGCTATTTTTAGAAAAAGCATTGTCTCAGCAACACTATCCTTAATGATATTAACAGCATCAGTATATGCCATGATTAGACTAAGCTAA